DNA sequence from the Cupriavidus oxalaticus genome:
GCCGGCGACTCCTATACCGATGCCTACCGTCATGCGATGCAGCTGCAGGCCGAGCAAGGGCTGACTTTCATCCCGGCATTCGACGACCCCGATGTCATCGCCGGTCAGGGAACCGTCGCAGCGGAAATCCTCAACGCGCACCGCGGCCCGATCCACGCGATCTTCGTGCCGATCGGCGGCGGCAGCCTCGCTGCCGGCGTGGCCACCTACGTCAAGGCGGTGCGGCCGGAGATCAGGGTCATCGGCGTGCAGACGGAGGACTCCTGCGCGATGGCGCAATCGATCCGCGCGGGACGGCGCGTCGAACTGGAGGAAGTGGGACTGTTCTCGGACGGCACCGCGGTCAAGCTGGTCGGCGCCGAGACCTTCCGGCTGTGCCGCCGCTACCTGGACGAGATCGTCACCGTCGACACCGACGCGCTGTGCGCGGCGATCAAGGACGTGTTCGAGGACACCCGCAGCGTGCTGGAGCCCGCCGGCGCGCTGGCGGTGGCCGCGGCCAAGCAGTACGCGGCGCGCGAGGGCCTGTGCAACCAGACGCTGGTGGCTGTGACCTCCGGCGCGAATATCAACTTCGAGCGCATGCGTTTCGTCGCCGACCGCGCCGAACTGGGCAACGCGCGCGAAGCCATGTTCGGCGTGACCCTGCCCGAAGCCTGCGGCGCGTTCCGCCGCCTGTGCGCACGCGTGGGCGACAGGCAGATCAGCGAGTTCACCTACCGGATTGCCGATGCGCACACCGCGCACGTCTTTGTCGGCATGCAGCTGCGCGCGGCCGGCGAGGCGACGGAGATCCTCGACACGCTGCACGCCGACGGCCTCCCGGCGATCGACCTGACCGCCGACGAGGTGGCCAAGGAGCACGTCCGCCACATGATCGGCGGCCGCTCGCCGCTGGCGCACGGCGAGCGCCTGTTCCGCTTTGAGTTCCCCGAGAAGCCCGGGGCATTGATGGCCTTCCTGTCGACGCTGGCGCCGGACTGGAACATCAGCCTGTTCCACTACCGCAACCAGGGCGGCGATACGGGGTCGGTGCTGGCCGGCATCCAGGTGAGCGACGGCCAGGCGCAGGCGTTCCGCGAGCGGCTGGCCACGCTGGGCTATCCGTGGCAGGAAGTCAGCGACAACGCGGCGTACCGCATGTTCCTCGCGTAAGGAAGGGGAAACGCAAGCGAGCCGCCCGCAGGCGGCTCGCCATGTCCGTCAGTTGCCGATCAGTCGCCGATCAGTTGCCGGCGATGGTCATCTGCTCGATCAGGATCGAGCCGGTTTCCTTGGTGCCGCGGATCAGCGAATCGGCGCCGATCGCGACGATCTGCCGGAACATCTCGGCCATATTGCCGGCAATGGTGATTTCCTCCACCGGGTACTGGATCACGCCGTTCTCGACCCAGTAGCCCGACGCGCCGCGCGAATAATCGCCGGTCACGTAGTTGACGCCCTGCCCCATCAGCTCGGTCACCAGCAGGCCGGTGCCGAGCTTGCGCAGCATCGCCGGGAAGTCGTCGCCGGGCTCGGTCAGGTTGCTGTGCAGCGTCAGGTTATGCGAGCCGCCGGCATTGCCGGTGGTCTTCATGCCGAGCTTGCGCGCCGAATACGTCGACAGGAAGTAGCCCTGCACCACGCCGTCGCGAACCACGTCGCGCTCGCGCGTACGCACGCCTTCTTCGTCGAACGGGGCGCTGCCCATCGCGCCCGGGGTGTGCGGCTGCTCGTGGATCTGCACGTGCGGCGCGAATACGGCCTTGCCCAGCGTATCGCACAGGAAGGTGGACTTGCGGTACAGCGCGCCGCCCGACACCGCCTGCACGAAGGCGCCCAGCAGGCCCGCGGCCAGCGGCGCCTCGAACAGCACGGGGCAGCGGCGCGTGGACAGCTTGCGCGCCTGCAGCCGCGCCAGCGCGCGCTCGGCCGCGTAGCGGCCGATGTCCTCGGGGTTGGCCAGTGCCAGCGGCGAGCGCTTGGACGAGTACCAGTCATCGCGCTGCATGCCGCCGCCGCTGCCGGCGATCGGCGCGCACGAGATGAAATGGCGCGAATACGGATAGCCGCCCGAGAAACCGCGCGTGGTCGCCAGCACGAACTGCGAATGCTGCGCCGACACGCTGGCGCCGTCGCTGTTGCGGATGCGCGGCGACACCGCGAAGGCGGCGGCCTCGGCGCGGGTGGCGATGTCGATGGCGGCCTCGGCATCGATGGTCCAGGGATGGAACAGGTCCAGGTCCTGCGGCGAGCGCTCCAGCAGTTCTTCCTCGGCCAGGCCCGCGCACTCGTCTTCCGCGGTGAAGCGGGCGATGTTGTAGGCCGCCTCGGCAGTGGCGCGCAGCGCGGCCGGCGAGAAGTCCGAGGTGCTGGCGTTGCCCCGGCGCTTGCCGATCATCACCGTCACGCCGACCACCTTGTCGCGGTTCTGCTCGATCGTTTCCACCTGTCCCTTGCGCACCGATACGGACAGCCCGCTGCCTTCGGAGATCTCCGTGGCGGCATCCGTCGCGCCCAGTTCGCGTGCCACACGCAGCACATCGGCGGCCATCTCGCTGAGCTGGGCCTGGGTGTAGGTGAAATGCGCGGTCTGTTCTGCGATCTGGTCCATGGGGGATCCGTGCCTGGGGGTCATCAAAAGTCCAAGCGGGAATCATAGCAAGATAAAATGCCGGTCATGACGCGAAATTCCCGTAATTCCCAAGGCTCGCGCTTCCCCGGCGCGTTTTCGCCGGAGCCCGAAGACGACGAACCGAAAAGCAAGTCGCAGCGCAAGCGCGACATGACCGCCCTGCAGGACCTTGGCGCCGAGCTGGAAAGCCTGGCCAAGGACCGGCTGGCGCGCGTGCCCATGCCCGAGACGCTGGCCGATGCCATCCACGAGGCGCGCCGCATCACCAGCCACGAAGGCAAGCGCCGCCAGATGCAGTACGTGGGCAAGGTCATGCGCGGCCTCGACGACGACGAGGTCGAGGCGATCCGCGCCGCGCTGGAAGGCTTCAAGGGCACCAGCAAGGCCGAGACCGCGCGCATGCACCTGATCGAGCGCTGGCGCGAGCTGCTGCTGGCCGACGATGCGGCGCTGACGCGGTTCCTCGGCGAGCACCCGGTCGCCGACGTGCAGTCGCTGCGCAACATCATCCGCAACGCACGCAAGGAGAAGGAGCAGGCCAGGCCGCCGCGCTACTTCCGCGAACTGTTCCAGGCCATCAAGGCAGCGCTCGACGCCAAGGACGGCGCTGCCTCCAGCGACGCAGCCCCTTCCCCGGAGCCCGAGGCATGACCCAGACCACGCAGTCCACGCAGCCGGTATCCCGCAACCATCCCGACGAGCTCGTCGTCGGCTTTGTCTCGGTCTCGGACCGCGCCTCGGCCGGCACCTACCAGGACGAAGGCATCCCGGCGCTGCGCGAGTGGTTCGGCCGCACGCTGACCTCGCCGTGGCAGGCGGTGGAGCGGCTGATCCCCGATGAGCAGGCGCAGATCTCGCGCACGCTGATCGAGCTGGTGGACGTGGCCGGCTGCGACCTGGTGCTGACCACCGGCGGCACCGGCCCGGCGCGACGCGATGTCACGCCGGAGGCCACGCTGGCGGTAGCCACCAAGGAAATGCCGGGCTTCGGCGAGCAGATGCGGCAAGTGAGCCTGCACTTCGTGCCTACCGCGATCCTGTCGCGCCAGGTGGCCGTGATCCGCGAGACCGCCAGCCGCGCCGCGCTGATCATCAACCTGCCCGGCCAGCCGCGCGCCATCCGCGAGACGCTGGAAGGCCTGCGCGATGCAGACGGCAAGCCGGTGGTGCAAGGCATCTTTGCCGCGGTGCCGTATTGCATCGACCTGATCGGCGGGCCTTACATGGAAACCGACGAGGCCGTGGTCAAGGCCTGGCGGCCTAAGAACGCCGTGCGCGCCAAGCCTGCGGGCTGATCTCCCGGCGAACGTCGTTCCCGCGCAGCGGGAACGACAGCAAGGACTCAGCGCAATCCCAGGTACAACCCCACCGGCACGAACACCACCGCGGCAATATTGCCGAGCAGCACGATCGACGCGACCTGGTCGGGCTCCTGCCGGAAATGGTCGGCGATCAGGAAGTTCAGCACCGCCGGTGGCAGCGCCGCGAAAACGAACAGCAGCCCGCGCTGCAGTTCTGTCAGCGGCACCCACTGCGCCAGCAGCAGCGCCACCGCGACGCCGGTCAGCGGGCATGCCACCGCGCCCACCACGCCCATGCCCCAGTTGCGCAGGCTCACGTCCTTCATGCGCACGCCCAGCGCGAACAGCATCAGCGGCACAGTGGCATCGCCCAGCAGCTTGACCGACTGGTAGACCGGGTCCGGCAAGGTGAACCAGGGCCGCGCCAGCGACAGCCCGACGCCGGCTACCGTGGCCAGCACCATCGGGTTGCGCGCGATCTGCGCCATCGACGCATGCCGGTTGACGATCTTCAGGCCGAGGGTGAAGTGCATCAGGTTCGACGCCGCGAACAGCGCCACCGCCGGGGCCAGCCCGGCGTGGCCGAAGGCAAAGACCGACAGCGGCAAACCCATGTTGCCGCAGTTGTTGAACATCATCGGCGGCACGAAGGTGCGGGGATCGACCTTGAGCAGCCGCGCCACCGCCCACGCCAGCACGCCCGAACCCAGCACCACCGCCACCGCGCAGGCCAGCAGCACCAGCTGGTCGGCCAGCACGAATTCCTTGCTGACAAAGGCCGATACGACCAGCAGCGGCGCGATCACATCGAGCGTGGCGCGGTTGATGCCGGCCATGTCCGGATGGGCCTTGCGCCCGTACAGCCACCCGACCAGGATGATCAGGATGACCGGCGTGATGATGGATACGATGCGCTCGAACATGGCAGGCTCGACGGGAGGTGCCCGGGAGGGCAGCGCGCGCCCCGTCGGTGGTGGTTGGTTGTTGTTGTCGGAGGCCGGGAAGCCGCTTGTTGCGCCGGCTTATTGTGCCGGGGTGTCGGCAGCCGGGGTGTCGGCAGCCGGAGCAGCGGCGGCCGGTGCGCCCGGCGGCGTGTGACGGATAAAGTGCGTGCGGTAGTAGCGCAGCTCTTCCACCGATTCCAGGATGTCGGCCAGCGCCGTGTGCAGCTGGCGCTTGACGAAGCCCTTGTGGATGACCGGCTCCCAGCGCTTGCACAGCTCCTTGAGCGTGGACACGTCCAGGTTGCGGTAGTGGAAGAACGCCTCCAGCCTGGGCATGTAGCGCGCCATGAAGCGGCGGTCCTGGCAGATCGAGTTGCCGCACATCGGCGACTTGCCGGCCGGGACCCAGCGCTTGAGGAAGGCCAGCAGCTCGGCCTCGGCCTGCTCCTCGGTCAGCGTGGACGCCTTGACCTTGTCGATCAGGCCGGAGCGGCCGTGGGTGCCCTTGTTCCAGTTGTCCATGCCGTCGAGCACGGCATCGCTCTGGTGGATCACCAGCACCGGGCCCTCGGCCAGGATGTTCAGTTCGGAGTCGGTAATGACGATCGCGATCTCGATGATGCGGTCGGTATCCGGCTGCAAGCCGGTCATTTCCATGTCCAGCCAGATCAGGTTGTGTTCGCTCTTGACGGACTTGGCGGCGGCGTGGGTGGTCATCGGGACTGCTGAGAAAGGGATTTGGGGAAGCGGCCGCGGCGGAGGCGGACACGAACAACTTATAATTCTCGCATATCCGTCCCAAGGCTCTTGCCGATGTTCACGATTGTCTTCCTCGCCGCGCTGGTGCTGATGGTGCTGACCAAGCTCTGGCTGGCCGCGCGCCAGGTGCGCCATGTGGCACAGCACCGCAACGCGGTGCCGGCGCGCTTTGCCGACACCATCTCGCTCGACTCCCACCAGAAGGCGGCCGACTACACCATCGCCCGCACCCGGCTGTCGATGCTCGAAGTGCTGGCCGGCGCCGCGGTGCTGATCGGCTTCACCATGCTCGGCGGGCTGCAGTGGCTCAACCAGGCCTGGCTGGAAACCTTCGGCCCGGGCTATGCGTATGGCGTGGCGCTGGTGGCCAGCGTGGCGGTGATCGGCGGGCTGGTCGACCTGCCCTTCTCGCTCTACGGCCAGTTCGGCATCGAGGAGCGCTTCGGCTTCAACAAGATGATTTTTGGCCTGTGGCTGGCCGACATGGTCAAGATGCTGCTGGTTGCGAGCGTGCTGGGCCTGCCGCTGCTGCTGGCGGTGCTGTGGCTGATGGAGCGCGCCGGCTCGCTGTGGTGGCTGTGGACGTGGCTGGTGTGGATGGGCTTCAACCTGTTCCTGCTGGTGGTGTTCCCGACCTTTATCGCGCCCCTGTTCAACAAGTTCGAGCCGCTCACCGACGAAGCGCTGCGCCAGCGCATCGAGGGCCTGATGCAGCGCTGCGGCTTTGCCAGCAAGGGCCTGTTCGTGATGGACGGCAGCAAGCGCAGCGCGCACGGCAATGCCTACTTCACCGGCTTCGGCGCGGCCAAGCGCATCGTCTTCTTCGACACGCTGCTGGCGCGGCTGTCGGGCGACGAGATCGAGGCGGTGCTGGCGCACGAACTCGGCCACTTCAAGCGCCGCCACGTGGCCAAGCGCATCGCGGTCACCTTCGCACTGAGCCTGGTGTTCCTGGCGCTGCTGGGCTGGCTGGCGACACGCACGTGGTTCTACACTGGCCTCGGCGTGGCGCCCAACCTGGGCGTGTCCAACCATGCGCTGGCACTGGTGCTGTTCTTCCTGACGCTGCCGGTGTTCACCTTCCTGCTCGGCCCGCTGTCGAGCCAGTCGTCGCGCCGCCATGAATTCGAGGCCGACGCCTTCGCCGCCGACCAGACCAACGCCGGCCACCTGGTATCGGCGCTGGTGAAGCTGTACAAGGACAACGCTTCGACCCTGACGCCCGATCCGCTCTACAGCGCCTTCTACTACTCGCATCCGCCCGCCGCGCAGCGGATCGACCGGCTGCTGGCGCACGCATGAGCCGCACCTCCCGACACCGCGGCGCCAATGCCGACACGAACGCCGAACCCGCGCTGATCATCGCCGCGCACGGCCGCCACTATGTGGTCGAGCTGGCCGACGGCACGCGCATGCATGCCTTCCCGCGCGGCAAGAAGAGCGACAGCGCCGTGGGCGACCATGTCAGCGTCGAGCGCGCCGCGGCCGACCAGTGCGTGATCACCAGGGTGCAGGCGCGCAAGAACCTGCTGCATCGCTCGGACCAGTTCAAGTCCAAGCTGCTGGCAGCCAATATCGACCAGGTCATCATCGTGCTGGCGACCGAGCCGGGCTTCTCCGAAGACCTGCTCGGGCGCGCGCTGGTATCGGCCGAGGCGCTCGAGATCCGGCCGCTGATCGTGCTCAACAAGACCGACCTGCCCGAGCGGCTGGACGAGGCGCGCCGGCGCCTGGCGCTGTACCGCGAGCTGGGCTACGACACGCTGGAACTGTCGGTGCGCGCCGACCCCGAACAGGCGCTGGCGGCGCTGCAGCCGCGGCTGGCCGGGCTGTCCAGCATCCTGATCGGCCAGTCGGGCATGGGCAAGTCGTCATTGCTCAACCTGCTGATCCCGGGCGTCGATGCGCAGACGCGCGAGATCTCGGCCAAGCTCGATTCCGGCAAGCACACCACCACCTTCACGCGGCTGTACCACCTGCCGGCGGACTGGGGCACGGTCGACGGGCGCCAGGGTGCGCTGATCGACTCGCCCGGCTTCCAGGAATTCGGCCTGTACCACCTGAGCGAAGGCATGCTGGAGCGCGCCTTCCCGGAGTTCCGGCCGCGGCTGACAGAGTGCCGCTTCTACAACTGCCACCACACCAACGAACCCGGCTGCGGCGTGCTGGCGGCGGTGGCATCCGGCGCGATCGCGGAGCGCCGCCACCAGCTCTACGCGCAGCTGCTGCACGAATCCAGCCAGCAGAAGCCGTGGTGAAACCCTGGCAGGGCCGTGGTAAGGTAAGCGCACCTGGGTAACCGGTGCGCCGCCATGAAACTGCTGCTGTCAGCCACCTCGCTCGTCCACGCCGCCCATTGCCAGAACGTCCTGCAGGCCGCCGGCATCCGGGCAGAGCTACGCAACACCTGGCTGGGCGGCGCCACCGGCGAGATTCCGTTCCGGGAAAGCGCGCCGCAGGTCTGGCTGGTCGATGACGAGATGGAAGCGCAGGCGTGGGCGGCGCTCAATGCCGCGGCCAACCCCGTGCCGGGACCGAGCTGGCAATGCCGCCACTGCAAGGAATGGCACGAGGCCCAGTTCGGCGCCTGCTGGCGCTGCGGCGCTGCGCGCGACTAGCCGGCAGCCGCTTTTACATACTTGCGCACGCCGGTATCAGCCCACCCACAGCGCCAGCGACACCATGGCAAGCAGCAGCATCCACAGCACCACCGCCCGCCATACCAGCCCGACAGCCGACTGCAGCGTGCGCACGCTTGGCTCGGCGCCGAATTCCGGCGCCGACGGCTCAGGACCGTTGTCCTCTTCCATGCCGGGCGCATAATCCACCGCCGGGCCGACCACGCTGGCGCGCAGCACCACGGTGGAGTCATCCTCGGCCAGCGGCGTGCCCAGGCGCACGCCCAGCGCCCCGCCGCCGCTGGCGAGCAGGATGCCGTTGACCGCATCGTTCCACTTGCGCGCATGGTTGCGCCACGCGTACACCGCATCCTCGAAATTGCCGACGATGGCAAAGCCGATCGCGGTCAGGCGCGAGGGGATCCAGTCGAGCAGGTAGAACGCGCGCGCGGCGAAACGGCCCAGCGCGGGGCTGCGCTCGGTCGACGGCTCGTTCCAGTGGCGGGCGAGGTATTCCGCGACGCGGTACAGCACCACGCCGCCGGGCCCGACCGGCACCAGGAACCAGAAGAACACGCCGAACACATGCCGGTGCACGGCGATGATCGCCGCCTCCAGCGTGTGCCGCACGATCTCGGTGACCGGCATCTCGACCGTGTCGAGGCCGGTCCACTCATGCAGCAGCGTGCGCGCGGTATGGACGTCGTCGCGGTTCAGCGCCTCGTGGATGTCGGTGAAGTAGTGGCTGAACTGGCGGAAGCCCAGCGTCAGGTACAGCACCAGCACGTTCCAGGCGAGGGTCAGCGCCACGCTGATCGAAGCCAGCAGGTAATGCACCACGACCACGGCCAGTGTCAGCGGCAGCACTACGGTAAACCAGGCCAGCGCGGCATCGCGGGGGCGGCCGGTGTCGAAGGCGTGCTCGGCGCGGTCGCCGAGTGCGCGCACGATCTCGTGGATCGGGTTGTTGCGGCCCAGGGCGCGGAACTGCTCGGCGATCAGCGCCAGGAGAATGGAAACAAAGGTCATCTTGGTACGGGTGTTCCAAGGGGGCGCGCCCGCCCGATGTGCCGGTGCAGGCGCAATGCATAGCGAGAAGATAGCACAGCGGTACCTGACCCTACCCGTTGCGATACAAAAAGCAAAAGCCCGCCGGTGGGCGGGCAGGACTTCCTCGATCGAATCTACGCGTGGCGGGGTCAGGGCAAATCGAACACCAGCACCTCGGCCTCATCGCCACCGGACAGCGCGACCTCGCCGACCGATTCCAGCCTGGCCGCATCGCCCGCTTCCAGCGCCGTCCCATTGACCAGCACGCGGCCGCGCGCCACATGGACATAGGCGCGGCGGCCCGGCGCGAGGGCCAGCGTGGCAGCCTCCTGGCCGTCGAACAGCCCGGCGTACAGGCGCACGTCCTGGTGCACTACCACCGAACCGCCGGCGCCGTCCTGGCTCGCCACCAGGCGCAGCTTGCCGCGCTTGTCGGCCGCCGCGAAGTGCTTTTCCTCGTAGCCCGGCTCGATGCCATTCTGCGCAGGCATGATCCAGATCTGCAGGAAGTGAGTCGTATCGTGCGCCGCGTGGTTGTACTCCGAGTGCCGCACACCGGTGCCGGCGCTCATGCGCTGCACGTCGCCCGGGCGGATCACGCTGCCGTTGCCCATGCTGTCCTTGTGCGCCAGCTCGCCTTCGAGCACGTAGCTGATGATCTCCATGTCGCGGTGGCCGTGCGTGCCGAAGCCCATGCCCGGCGCGACGCGGTCCTCGTTGATCACGCGCAGCGGCCCGAACTGCACATGCTGCGGATCGTAGTAGTCGGCAAACGAGAACGAATGATAGGACTTCAGCCAGCCGTGATCCGCATAACCGCGCTCTGCAGACTTTCTGATTTCAATCATTTTGATGGCCCTCCTAGGCCTACTTCCGTGTCGCCACCGGCAGCGGAACTGCTTGCAACCGTTTGGCGGCATGTATTGCGTTGTCGATGCTAGGAAGTTTAGGCCCCGACGCGTATATTTACGGGGACCACCTTAGAAGCATTCATTCAGTTTTTCTGAATATGCCACTCTCACTCGAATCCCTCGAAGTCCTGGACGCCATCGAGCGCAAGGGCAGCTTCGCCGCCGCCGCCCACGAGATGGGCAAGGTGCCCTCCGCGCTGACCTATGTGGTGCGAAAGCTGGAGGAAGACCTGGACGTGCTGCTGTTCGACCGGCGCCGCCACCGCGCCGAACTGACCCCGGCCGGACGCGCACTGCTCGACGAAGGCCGCCACCTGCTGCACGCCGCCGACGACCTGGCGCGCCGCGTCAAGCGGCTGGCCACCGGCTGGGAAGCCACGCTGACCATCGTGGTGGACGACCTGATCAATTTCCGCGCGCTGCTGCCGGTGATCCACGACTTCTATGCCGAGAACACCGCCACGCGGCTGCGCTTTGCCAAGGAAGTGCTGGGCGGTGCCTGGGACGCGCTGGTCAGCAACCGTGCCGACCTGGTGATCGGCGGCGCCTACGATGCGCCGAGCACGCAGGG
Encoded proteins:
- the ilvA gene encoding threonine ammonia-lyase, biosynthetic, whose amino-acid sequence is MHATAEVAEVATDDAASDHHAYLKRILTARVYDVARETELDFARHLSARLHNKVYLKREDTQPVFSFKLRGAYNKMAHLSPEALRRGVITASAGNHAQGVALSAARLGVRALIVVPTTAPQVKVDAARAHGGPTVEVVQAGDSYTDAYRHAMQLQAEQGLTFIPAFDDPDVIAGQGTVAAEILNAHRGPIHAIFVPIGGGSLAAGVATYVKAVRPEIRVIGVQTEDSCAMAQSIRAGRRVELEEVGLFSDGTAVKLVGAETFRLCRRYLDEIVTVDTDALCAAIKDVFEDTRSVLEPAGALAVAAAKQYAAREGLCNQTLVAVTSGANINFERMRFVADRAELGNAREAMFGVTLPEACGAFRRLCARVGDRQISEFTYRIADAHTAHVFVGMQLRAAGEATEILDTLHADGLPAIDLTADEVAKEHVRHMIGGRSPLAHGERLFRFEFPEKPGALMAFLSTLAPDWNISLFHYRNQGGDTGSVLAGIQVSDGQAQAFRERLATLGYPWQEVSDNAAYRMFLA
- the pmbA gene encoding metalloprotease PmbA, with product MDQIAEQTAHFTYTQAQLSEMAADVLRVARELGATDAATEISEGSGLSVSVRKGQVETIEQNRDKVVGVTVMIGKRRGNASTSDFSPAALRATAEAAYNIARFTAEDECAGLAEEELLERSPQDLDLFHPWTIDAEAAIDIATRAEAAAFAVSPRIRNSDGASVSAQHSQFVLATTRGFSGGYPYSRHFISCAPIAGSGGGMQRDDWYSSKRSPLALANPEDIGRYAAERALARLQARKLSTRRCPVLFEAPLAAGLLGAFVQAVSGGALYRKSTFLCDTLGKAVFAPHVQIHEQPHTPGAMGSAPFDEEGVRTRERDVVRDGVVQGYFLSTYSARKLGMKTTGNAGGSHNLTLHSNLTEPGDDFPAMLRKLGTGLLVTELMGQGVNYVTGDYSRGASGYWVENGVIQYPVEEITIAGNMAEMFRQIVAIGADSLIRGTKETGSILIEQMTIAGN
- the yjgA gene encoding ribosome biogenesis factor YjgA, whose protein sequence is MPVMTRNSRNSQGSRFPGAFSPEPEDDEPKSKSQRKRDMTALQDLGAELESLAKDRLARVPMPETLADAIHEARRITSHEGKRRQMQYVGKVMRGLDDDEVEAIRAALEGFKGTSKAETARMHLIERWRELLLADDAALTRFLGEHPVADVQSLRNIIRNARKEKEQARPPRYFRELFQAIKAALDAKDGAASSDAAPSPEPEA
- the mog gene encoding molybdopterin adenylyltransferase, which encodes MTQTTQSTQPVSRNHPDELVVGFVSVSDRASAGTYQDEGIPALREWFGRTLTSPWQAVERLIPDEQAQISRTLIELVDVAGCDLVLTTGGTGPARRDVTPEATLAVATKEMPGFGEQMRQVSLHFVPTAILSRQVAVIRETASRAALIINLPGQPRAIRETLEGLRDADGKPVVQGIFAAVPYCIDLIGGPYMETDEAVVKAWRPKNAVRAKPAG
- a CDS encoding AEC family transporter encodes the protein MFERIVSIITPVILIILVGWLYGRKAHPDMAGINRATLDVIAPLLVVSAFVSKEFVLADQLVLLACAVAVVLGSGVLAWAVARLLKVDPRTFVPPMMFNNCGNMGLPLSVFAFGHAGLAPAVALFAASNLMHFTLGLKIVNRHASMAQIARNPMVLATVAGVGLSLARPWFTLPDPVYQSVKLLGDATVPLMLFALGVRMKDVSLRNWGMGVVGAVACPLTGVAVALLLAQWVPLTELQRGLLFVFAALPPAVLNFLIADHFRQEPDQVASIVLLGNIAAVVFVPVGLYLGLR
- the orn gene encoding oligoribonuclease, with translation MTTHAAAKSVKSEHNLIWLDMEMTGLQPDTDRIIEIAIVITDSELNILAEGPVLVIHQSDAVLDGMDNWNKGTHGRSGLIDKVKASTLTEEQAEAELLAFLKRWVPAGKSPMCGNSICQDRRFMARYMPRLEAFFHYRNLDVSTLKELCKRWEPVIHKGFVKRQLHTALADILESVEELRYYRTHFIRHTPPGAPAAAAPAADTPAADTPAQ
- a CDS encoding M48 family metallopeptidase, which produces MFTIVFLAALVLMVLTKLWLAARQVRHVAQHRNAVPARFADTISLDSHQKAADYTIARTRLSMLEVLAGAAVLIGFTMLGGLQWLNQAWLETFGPGYAYGVALVASVAVIGGLVDLPFSLYGQFGIEERFGFNKMIFGLWLADMVKMLLVASVLGLPLLLAVLWLMERAGSLWWLWTWLVWMGFNLFLLVVFPTFIAPLFNKFEPLTDEALRQRIEGLMQRCGFASKGLFVMDGSKRSAHGNAYFTGFGAAKRIVFFDTLLARLSGDEIEAVLAHELGHFKRRHVAKRIAVTFALSLVFLALLGWLATRTWFYTGLGVAPNLGVSNHALALVLFFLTLPVFTFLLGPLSSQSSRRHEFEADAFAADQTNAGHLVSALVKLYKDNASTLTPDPLYSAFYYSHPPAAQRIDRLLAHA
- the rsgA gene encoding ribosome small subunit-dependent GTPase A is translated as MSRTSRHRGANADTNAEPALIIAAHGRHYVVELADGTRMHAFPRGKKSDSAVGDHVSVERAAADQCVITRVQARKNLLHRSDQFKSKLLAANIDQVIIVLATEPGFSEDLLGRALVSAEALEIRPLIVLNKTDLPERLDEARRRLALYRELGYDTLELSVRADPEQALAALQPRLAGLSSILIGQSGMGKSSLLNLLIPGVDAQTREISAKLDSGKHTTTFTRLYHLPADWGTVDGRQGALIDSPGFQEFGLYHLSEGMLERAFPEFRPRLTECRFYNCHHTNEPGCGVLAAVASGAIAERRHQLYAQLLHESSQQKPW
- a CDS encoding putative signal transducing protein — encoded protein: MKLLLSATSLVHAAHCQNVLQAAGIRAELRNTWLGGATGEIPFRESAPQVWLVDDEMEAQAWAALNAAANPVPGPSWQCRHCKEWHEAQFGACWRCGAARD
- a CDS encoding CobD/CbiB family protein translates to MTFVSILLALIAEQFRALGRNNPIHEIVRALGDRAEHAFDTGRPRDAALAWFTVVLPLTLAVVVVHYLLASISVALTLAWNVLVLYLTLGFRQFSHYFTDIHEALNRDDVHTARTLLHEWTGLDTVEMPVTEIVRHTLEAAIIAVHRHVFGVFFWFLVPVGPGGVVLYRVAEYLARHWNEPSTERSPALGRFAARAFYLLDWIPSRLTAIGFAIVGNFEDAVYAWRNHARKWNDAVNGILLASGGGALGVRLGTPLAEDDSTVVLRASVVGPAVDYAPGMEEDNGPEPSAPEFGAEPSVRTLQSAVGLVWRAVVLWMLLLAMVSLALWVG
- a CDS encoding pirin family protein, producing MIEIRKSAERGYADHGWLKSYHSFSFADYYDPQHVQFGPLRVINEDRVAPGMGFGTHGHRDMEIISYVLEGELAHKDSMGNGSVIRPGDVQRMSAGTGVRHSEYNHAAHDTTHFLQIWIMPAQNGIEPGYEEKHFAAADKRGKLRLVASQDGAGGSVVVHQDVRLYAGLFDGQEAATLALAPGRRAYVHVARGRVLVNGTALEAGDAARLESVGEVALSGGDEAEVLVFDLP
- a CDS encoding LysR family transcriptional regulator; protein product: MPLSLESLEVLDAIERKGSFAAAAHEMGKVPSALTYVVRKLEEDLDVLLFDRRRHRAELTPAGRALLDEGRHLLHAADDLARRVKRLATGWEATLTIVVDDLINFRALLPVIHDFYAENTATRLRFAKEVLGGAWDALVSNRADLVIGGAYDAPSTQGFQIRPLGTVPFVFAVAAHHPLATEEGPLTTIQIARHRIVAVGDTSRNLPARTHGVLAGQDVLVVPTMRDKLEAQIRGLGCGWLPAPMAQPHIESGVLQVRETVEVRAPGNFKVAWRTSNRGKALQWWAGKLEDPRLAQALLLQPELAG